CTGAATTTCAAAAGGCGGTTGAGCTTGGTGTATAAGTGAACATACGCACCTTAAATACATCATAGGAGACAATTAGTGGAAAATAAAAAAGAAAATATTAATTCAGCATCTGCATCAATACTCGCCCTTGGAATAGGCTGGTTTCCTAAAACGCCTGGAGGACTAGAAAGGTATATTTATGAACTCACTCATAGTTTGGCAGCAAATCAAGACCAGGTAGAATTATGTGGAGTTGGTCTACCAGAAATAGAATTGAATGTACCAATAAAGTTGACCAACCTAGCTTCTCCAGATACTGCAATATGGCAACGACTGTGGTCTATTCGCACTAATTTTCAGAAAACAAGAGTAAGTAAACCTGATGCCATTAATTTGCATTTTGCATTATACAGCTTTCCTATTTTGGATATTTTACCCAAAGGCGTGCCGATTACATTTAATTTTCACGGCCCTTGGGCATCTGAAAGTCAGCAGGAAACGATTGATAATAAATTGAGTCTTTTTTTGAAGCGTCAGTTAATAGAAAAAAGGACTTATAATAGCTGCGATCGCTTTATTGTTCTCAGCAAAGCATTCGGTAAAATATTACATCAAGATTATCAAGTTCCCTGGAGTAAAATTCATGTTATTCCAGGTGGAGTTAATATTGATTGGTTTAAACCAAACTTATCCTCTCAGGAGGCTTGTCAACAATTAAACTGGCCTGATAATCGCCGGATATTATTTACATCCCGCCGTTTAGTAAATCGAACAGGAGTAGATAAATTACTGCAAGCGATCGCAAGTATTAAACCTAAAATTCCTGATGTTTGGTTAGCAGTTGCTGGTCGTGGTCACATGCAAGCTACACTTGAACAACAAGCCAGAGATTTGGGGTTAGAAAATAACGTTAAATTTTTAGGTTTTTTAGCTGATGAGCAATTACCGATAGCTTATCAAGCAGCAGAATTGACTATTATGCCTAGTCAATCTTTTGAAGGTTTTGGATTAGCTGTATTAGAATCTTTAGCCTGTGGAACTCCAGTTTTATGTACTCCTATTGGTGGAATGCCAGAAATTTTACTACCCTTTTCTCCAGAATTAATTACTGCTTCCACCGAAGCCTCAGCTATTGCCGAAAAATTAGAACAGATACTATTGGGAAATTTACAAATTCCTTCACGTCAAGCCTGCCGCCACTACACCATAACTAATTTTGATTGGAATAAAATAGCCCAACAAGTGCGTCATGTTCTTTTAGAGGATGTTTGAGAAGCGGATCAAATTTGCTCCTACACAAACGAAGTACGCTTACGCGGTAAACACGAAAAATCAAAGTTTTCTCTGGTTTAGACGCGACTTTTATCTGCCAAGCAAAATAATAAATTAGACTTTTCAAACATCCTCTTAGCTAAAGCTTTTAACTCCTAACTCCTAACTCCTAACTCCTAACTCCTAACTTTTAACTCCTAACTTATGAAAATTCTATTTTTAGACCAAAGTGGTAAACCAGGCGGTGCAGAATTGTGTTTAATAGATATTGCTAAACCTTATTGCGATCGCTCTTTGGTAGGCTTATTTGCAGATGGCCCTTTTAGAACTTTACTACAACAGCATCAGATCCCTGTAGAAGTTTTCGCAACCCAACCAATTCAAGTTCGCAAACAAAGCAATTTAATACAAGCATTCTTGAGTTTAGGACAACTTGCACCTCTGCTTGCTAAAGTCGTACAAAGAGCTAGTGAACACGATTTAATCTACGCCAATACACAAAAAGCCTTAGTTATTGGTGCATTAGCTAGTTTTTTAACCCGTCGCCCCTTAGTGTATCATTTACATGATATTCTTTCCCAAGAACATTTCAGCCAAACTAATCTTCGAGTTGCTGTTAACCTAGCCAATCATTTTGCATCGTTAGTAATTGCCAATTCCCAAGCTAGTCAAAAAGCCTTTGTGCAAGCAGGAGGACGCGCAGAACTGACTACAATTGTCTATAACGGCTTTGAAGTGAAGAATTATCAAACTTGTGAGTCTGATGCCAAACAATTGCGGCAACAGTTAGGACTAGAAGGTAAATTTGTAGTTGGACATTTCAGCCGACTTGCACCTTGGAAAGGGCAGCATATTTTAATTTCTGCCCTTGCTGAATGTCCGCCAGAAGTAACAGCAATTTTAGTCGGTGATGCACTGTTTGGTGAACAAGATTATGTCAAACAATTACATCAACAAGTTGCTGCACTTGGACTAGAAAACCGTGTCAAATTTTTAGGATTTCGTTCAGATATTCCTCAGTTAATGGCAGATTGTAACTTAGTAGCACACACTTCCACTTCTCCAGAACCCTTTGGTAGAGTTATTGTTGAAGCGATGCTATGTGGAAAACCTGTGGTTGCAGCCAAAGCTGGCGGTGCAATAGAATTAGTAGAACACGGCATTAATGGTTTTCTTGTGACACCAGGAGAACCCCAAGAACTTGCACAAGTAATTAACAATTGTCTTCAAGAAATAGAGACAACTGCAACTATAGCCAGTAATGCCAAAACTAGCGCTAGTCAGCGTTTTGATGTGACAGCTATTAATCAACAAATCGCTCAATTGTTATTAAGCAAATTTAATATTGATCAATAATTTAGTATTATACACTAACACTAGTAGTTCACCAAACCAAGATTGCCAGGTAAAGGTAAGGAGTAGGCTTCGCCGTAAACGTCAGCCGAACGGGAGTGAGGAAAGCGTTTTTTCTGTTTTTTACATTTACTTAGCCCCAGCAAACTTGGCTTGACAAAGTACTAGATTGATGCGTACTGGGTACTAAGTTGCGTTCAGAAATAGCTTCTGGAAATGAGCAAGTAACATTCCTCTTATCTTTTTCATCTTCCTCACGACCTTTGAATGAA
Above is a window of Nostoc sp. UHCC 0702 DNA encoding:
- a CDS encoding glycosyltransferase family 4 protein, which codes for MENKKENINSASASILALGIGWFPKTPGGLERYIYELTHSLAANQDQVELCGVGLPEIELNVPIKLTNLASPDTAIWQRLWSIRTNFQKTRVSKPDAINLHFALYSFPILDILPKGVPITFNFHGPWASESQQETIDNKLSLFLKRQLIEKRTYNSCDRFIVLSKAFGKILHQDYQVPWSKIHVIPGGVNIDWFKPNLSSQEACQQLNWPDNRRILFTSRRLVNRTGVDKLLQAIASIKPKIPDVWLAVAGRGHMQATLEQQARDLGLENNVKFLGFLADEQLPIAYQAAELTIMPSQSFEGFGLAVLESLACGTPVLCTPIGGMPEILLPFSPELITASTEASAIAEKLEQILLGNLQIPSRQACRHYTITNFDWNKIAQQVRHVLLEDV
- a CDS encoding glycosyltransferase family 4 protein: MKILFLDQSGKPGGAELCLIDIAKPYCDRSLVGLFADGPFRTLLQQHQIPVEVFATQPIQVRKQSNLIQAFLSLGQLAPLLAKVVQRASEHDLIYANTQKALVIGALASFLTRRPLVYHLHDILSQEHFSQTNLRVAVNLANHFASLVIANSQASQKAFVQAGGRAELTTIVYNGFEVKNYQTCESDAKQLRQQLGLEGKFVVGHFSRLAPWKGQHILISALAECPPEVTAILVGDALFGEQDYVKQLHQQVAALGLENRVKFLGFRSDIPQLMADCNLVAHTSTSPEPFGRVIVEAMLCGKPVVAAKAGGAIELVEHGINGFLVTPGEPQELAQVINNCLQEIETTATIASNAKTSASQRFDVTAINQQIAQLLLSKFNIDQ